The following proteins are co-located in the Polymorphospora rubra genome:
- a CDS encoding FGGY family carbohydrate kinase — protein sequence MKILALDMGTSSVRGMVLDADAVPVPGALARRKVHVSIDHRGAGTLDGPGYLACLVECLDELHAGGHLDGIGLVATAAQWHSIVPLDVAGDPLGPVLTWLDTRAVPPETATGPVDGAAFHARTGAWWHRFYWAVRVPWLRGHASAPPARFVGLVEYIFGVLLPEAPMSVSQASGTGLLDLRAMTWDPEACELAGLRPGELPELAPANWRGRLRSSYATRWPALANAQWTAPIGDGAASNIGSGCVDENRAAVTVGTSAAVRLVQAAPAGAELPPLPHDLWRYRVDHERIITGAAYSSGGNLFAWAQRELRLPEGAALDEALERVTPGRAMPADARLGGDRPPGLAGAGSGALAGLGFGSTAADILAGLMDALCRQVADDLVELESTVDRQVEVVLGGGAVAASAWWRRAFAAALAPRPVRHVTNPEVGGTGAAILALGRFGDIDAHSGIGRTEEGGSAVSAGRDQPHYPS from the coding sequence ATGAAGATTCTCGCCCTGGACATGGGCACCTCGTCGGTGCGGGGCATGGTGCTGGACGCCGACGCGGTGCCGGTGCCCGGTGCGCTGGCCCGCCGCAAGGTGCACGTGTCGATCGACCACCGCGGTGCCGGCACCCTCGACGGTCCCGGCTACCTCGCCTGCCTGGTGGAGTGCCTCGACGAGTTGCACGCGGGCGGACACCTCGACGGGATCGGGTTGGTGGCGACCGCGGCGCAGTGGCACTCGATCGTCCCGCTGGACGTGGCCGGTGACCCGCTCGGGCCGGTGCTGACCTGGCTGGACACCCGCGCGGTACCGCCGGAGACGGCGACCGGCCCGGTCGACGGGGCGGCGTTCCACGCGCGTACCGGTGCCTGGTGGCACCGCTTCTACTGGGCGGTGCGGGTGCCGTGGCTGCGCGGGCACGCGTCGGCGCCGCCGGCGCGGTTCGTGGGCCTGGTCGAGTACATCTTCGGGGTGCTGCTCCCCGAGGCGCCGATGTCGGTGTCGCAGGCGTCGGGCACCGGGCTGCTCGACCTGCGTGCCATGACCTGGGATCCGGAGGCGTGCGAGCTGGCCGGGCTCCGGCCGGGTGAACTGCCGGAGCTGGCGCCGGCGAACTGGCGCGGCCGGCTGCGGTCGTCGTACGCCACCCGCTGGCCGGCGCTGGCGAACGCCCAATGGACGGCGCCGATCGGGGACGGCGCGGCGTCCAACATCGGTTCGGGCTGCGTCGACGAGAACCGGGCGGCGGTGACGGTCGGCACCTCGGCCGCCGTACGGCTGGTGCAGGCGGCGCCGGCCGGGGCGGAGTTGCCGCCACTGCCACACGACCTGTGGCGGTACCGGGTCGACCACGAGCGGATCATCACCGGCGCCGCGTACTCGTCCGGGGGCAACCTCTTCGCCTGGGCGCAGCGTGAGTTGCGGCTGCCGGAGGGGGCGGCGCTGGACGAGGCGTTGGAGCGGGTGACGCCGGGCCGGGCGATGCCGGCCGACGCCCGGTTGGGCGGGGACCGGCCGCCGGGGCTGGCCGGCGCCGGCTCGGGGGCGCTGGCCGGGCTGGGGTTCGGCAGTACGGCGGCGGACATCCTGGCCGGGCTGATGGACGCGCTGTGCCGGCAGGTCGCGGACGACCTCGTCGAGCTCGAATCCACGGTGGACCGCCAGGTCGAGGTGGTGCTCGGCGGCGGTGCCGTGGCGGCCTCCGCCTGGTGGCGGCGGGCGTTCGCGGCGGCGCTGGCGCCCCGTCCGGTGCGGCACGTCACCAACCCGGAGGTCGGCGGGACCGGGGCGGCGATCCTGGCGCTGGGCCGGTTCGGTGACATCGACGCGCATAGCGGCATCGGCCGGACGGAGGAGGGCGGATCGGCGGTGTCGGCAGGACGTGATCAGCCACATTATCCTTCGTGA
- the wrbA gene encoding NAD(P)H:quinone oxidoreductase, with protein sequence MDGQVKVAVIYYSATGTTFQMARAAVAAAEKAGAEARLRRVRELAPEEAIRSNAGWHAHHLETQDVGVAELDDLEWADVVIFGTPTRYGVMAAQLKQFIDGSGPLWSRGALVNKVFAGFCSTATAHGGQEATLLSLFTVVYHWGGIVVTPGYVEPSQFVSGNPYGGSHTSNNGEVPPDESALGATALTARRAVEVATALKRGIG encoded by the coding sequence ATGGACGGCCAGGTCAAGGTCGCGGTTATCTACTACAGCGCCACCGGGACCACGTTCCAGATGGCCCGGGCGGCGGTCGCCGCCGCGGAGAAGGCCGGGGCCGAGGCCCGGCTGCGCAGGGTGCGCGAACTCGCCCCGGAGGAGGCGATCCGGTCCAACGCCGGCTGGCACGCCCACCACCTGGAGACCCAGGACGTCGGCGTCGCCGAACTCGACGACCTGGAGTGGGCCGACGTGGTCATCTTCGGCACCCCGACCCGGTACGGGGTGATGGCGGCCCAGCTCAAGCAGTTCATCGACGGCAGCGGTCCGCTGTGGTCGCGGGGAGCGCTGGTGAACAAGGTCTTCGCCGGCTTCTGTTCCACCGCGACCGCGCACGGCGGACAGGAGGCGACCCTGCTGTCGCTGTTCACCGTCGTCTACCACTGGGGCGGGATCGTGGTCACCCCCGGGTACGTCGAACCCAGCCAGTTCGTCTCCGGCAACCCGTACGGCGGCTCGCACACCAGCAACAACGGTGAGGTGCCGCCGGACGAGAGCGCACTGGGCGCCACGGCGCTGACCGCCCGCCGGGCGGTGGAGGTCGCCACCGCGCTCAAACGCGGAATCGGCTGA
- a CDS encoding GH1 family beta-glucosidase: MAVPSRRQPLHHATPPADAEAPLGLRFPDGFVWGAATSAYQIEGATKEDGRGESVWDTFSHTPGRIKGGDTGDVAADHYHRYAGDLDLMRDLGLRSYRFSIAWPRIQADGAGAPNQRGLDFYRRLVAGLHERGIAPMATLFHWDLPQALQDAGGWESRDVALRFADYADAVFTALGDDVPVWLTINEPKTVVQNGYLQGHHAPGRQDPEAAHLVAHHLQLAHGLAVQALRSRGGPGRIGPAFNLHPCYPADSSPAAAAATTLYDGYENRFYLDSVLTGRYPADVLDDLGPDSRLARGIRDGDLDIIATPVDLLAVQYYTPIYVTAAGGTVTRWPTSQADWQQIHPDGLYDILTRVTRDYGPLPISITENGLPTTDALGPDDTVDDAGRVTFLRDHIAAAHRAIADGVPLESFHVWSLMDNFEWAEGYDQRWGLIHVDYPTQRRILKRSAHWYRSVIADNAV; this comes from the coding sequence ATGGCCGTTCCCAGCCGGCGGCAGCCGCTGCACCACGCCACGCCGCCCGCGGACGCCGAAGCACCGCTCGGCCTGCGCTTCCCCGACGGCTTCGTCTGGGGGGCCGCCACCTCGGCCTACCAGATCGAGGGCGCCACCAAGGAGGACGGCCGCGGCGAATCGGTCTGGGACACCTTCAGCCACACGCCCGGCCGGATCAAGGGCGGCGACACCGGCGACGTGGCCGCCGACCACTACCACCGCTACGCGGGCGACCTCGACCTGATGCGCGACCTCGGCCTGCGCAGCTACCGCTTCTCCATCGCCTGGCCCCGCATCCAGGCCGACGGTGCCGGCGCCCCCAACCAGCGCGGCCTGGACTTCTACCGCCGGCTCGTCGCCGGGCTCCACGAACGCGGCATCGCACCGATGGCGACCCTCTTCCACTGGGACCTGCCGCAGGCGCTCCAGGACGCCGGCGGCTGGGAATCCCGCGACGTCGCCCTGCGCTTCGCCGACTACGCCGACGCCGTCTTCACCGCCCTCGGCGACGACGTACCGGTCTGGTTGACCATCAACGAGCCCAAGACCGTCGTGCAGAACGGCTACCTCCAGGGCCACCACGCACCCGGCCGGCAGGACCCCGAAGCCGCCCACCTCGTCGCCCACCACCTGCAGCTCGCCCACGGCCTGGCCGTGCAGGCGCTGCGCTCGCGCGGCGGGCCGGGCCGCATCGGCCCCGCGTTCAACCTGCACCCCTGCTATCCCGCCGACAGCAGCCCGGCCGCCGCCGCGGCCACCACCCTGTACGACGGTTACGAGAACCGGTTCTACCTCGACTCGGTCCTCACCGGCCGCTACCCCGCCGACGTCCTCGACGACCTCGGCCCGGACAGCCGGCTGGCCAGGGGCATCCGCGACGGCGACCTGGACATCATCGCCACCCCGGTCGACCTGCTCGCCGTGCAGTACTACACCCCGATCTACGTCACCGCCGCCGGCGGGACGGTCACCAGATGGCCGACGTCACAGGCGGACTGGCAGCAGATCCACCCCGACGGCCTCTACGACATCCTGACCCGGGTCACCCGCGACTACGGCCCGCTGCCGATCTCCATCACCGAGAACGGGCTGCCCACCACCGACGCCCTCGGCCCCGACGACACCGTCGACGACGCCGGCCGGGTCACCTTCCTGCGTGACCACATCGCCGCCGCCCACCGGGCCATCGCCGACGGCGTACCGCTGGAGAGCTTCCACGTCTGGTCCCTGATGGACAACTTCGAGTGGGCCGAGGGCTACGACCAGCGCTGGGGACTCATCCACGTCGACTACCCGACCCAGCGCCGCATCCTCAAGCGCAGCGCCCACTGGTACCGCAGCGTCATCGCGGACAACGCGGTGTAG
- a CDS encoding ABC transporter ATP-binding protein, translated as MADIVLDKVSKSYPDGTVAVRDVDLTIADGEFVILVGPSGCGKSTTLNMIAGLEDISSGELRIGGERVNDKAPRDRDIAMVFQSYALYPNMTVRENMAFPLKLAKLDKATIDEKVTEAAKVLELTALLDRRPANLSGGQRQRVAMGRAIVRSPKAFLMDEPLSNLDAKLRVQMRTVVSRLQKRLGTTTVYVTHDQTEAMTLGDRVVIMRAGAVQQVGEPQDLYDHPANLFVAGFIGSPSMNFLIATAEDGKLRTALGDLPIGDRVRRQLEGGAAGRELIVGIRPEHFEDAALVDDAHRDLGTEFEAPVDLVESMGSDKYVYLSVDGERASSAELEELAADIGASDLPGGGGSNLVTRLSAESDVREGENRRIWLNLEKIHLFDPSDGRNLTLHDGRSGGVTAS; from the coding sequence GTGGCTGACATCGTGCTGGACAAGGTGAGCAAGAGCTATCCGGACGGGACGGTCGCGGTCCGCGACGTCGACCTGACGATCGCCGACGGCGAGTTCGTCATCCTGGTCGGCCCGTCCGGGTGCGGCAAGTCGACCACCCTCAACATGATCGCCGGGTTGGAGGACATCAGCTCCGGCGAACTGCGCATCGGTGGTGAACGGGTCAACGACAAGGCACCCCGGGACCGGGACATCGCGATGGTGTTCCAGTCGTACGCGCTGTACCCGAACATGACCGTACGGGAGAACATGGCCTTCCCGTTGAAGCTGGCCAAGCTCGACAAGGCGACCATCGACGAGAAGGTCACCGAGGCGGCCAAGGTGCTGGAGCTGACCGCGCTGCTCGACCGCAGGCCGGCGAACCTCTCCGGCGGCCAGCGGCAGCGGGTGGCGATGGGCCGGGCGATCGTCCGCAGCCCGAAGGCGTTCCTGATGGACGAGCCGCTGTCCAACCTCGACGCCAAGCTGCGGGTGCAGATGCGTACGGTGGTGTCGCGGCTGCAGAAGCGGCTCGGCACCACCACGGTGTACGTCACCCACGACCAGACCGAGGCGATGACGCTCGGCGACCGGGTCGTGATCATGCGGGCCGGCGCGGTGCAGCAGGTCGGTGAACCCCAGGACCTGTACGACCACCCGGCGAACCTGTTCGTCGCCGGTTTCATCGGCTCGCCGTCGATGAACTTCCTGATCGCCACCGCCGAGGACGGCAAGCTGCGTACGGCGCTCGGCGACCTGCCGATCGGCGACCGGGTCCGCCGCCAGCTCGAGGGCGGCGCCGCCGGCCGGGAGCTGATCGTCGGCATCCGGCCGGAGCACTTCGAGGACGCCGCCCTGGTCGACGACGCGCACCGGGACCTGGGCACGGAGTTCGAGGCGCCGGTCGACCTCGTCGAGTCGATGGGGTCCGACAAGTACGTCTACCTGTCCGTCGACGGCGAGCGGGCCAGCTCCGCCGAACTGGAGGAGCTGGCCGCCGACATCGGCGCCTCGGACCTGCCCGGGGGCGGCGGCTCCAACCTGGTGACCCGGCTGTCCGCCGAGTCCGACGTACGCGAGGGCGAGAACCGGCGGATCTGGCTCAACCTGGAGAAGATCCACCTGTTCGACCCGTCCGACGGCCGCAACCTGACCCTGCACGACGGCCGGTCGGGCGGGGTGACCGCCTCCTGA
- a CDS encoding carbohydrate ABC transporter permease — protein sequence MAALDTTPAKKWRWGLLDAVVVVFALTPVLWIASLSFKTPGTLTDGNFIPREWTLENYRTIFQTDQFIRALINSIGIALISTVIAVVLGMLAAYAIARLDFPGKGLLVGVSLLIAMFPQVSLVSPLFDIERRLGLFDTWPGLILPYITFALPLAIYTLSAFFKQIPWDLEKAAKMDGATQGQAFRRVIAPLAAPGVFTTAILVFIFCWNDFLFAISLTSTERSRTVPVALSFFTGESQFEDPTGAISAAAVVITVPIILFVLFFQRRIVSGLTSGAVKG from the coding sequence ATGGCCGCGCTGGACACCACCCCGGCCAAGAAGTGGCGGTGGGGCCTGCTGGACGCGGTCGTCGTGGTCTTCGCGCTGACCCCGGTGCTGTGGATCGCGTCGCTGTCGTTCAAGACACCGGGCACGCTGACCGACGGCAACTTCATCCCGCGGGAATGGACGCTGGAGAACTACCGCACGATCTTCCAGACCGACCAGTTCATCCGGGCCCTGATCAACTCGATCGGCATCGCGCTGATCTCCACCGTGATCGCGGTGGTGCTCGGCATGCTGGCCGCGTACGCGATCGCCCGGCTGGACTTCCCCGGCAAGGGGCTGCTGGTCGGGGTGTCGCTGCTGATCGCGATGTTCCCGCAGGTGTCGCTGGTGTCGCCGCTGTTCGACATCGAACGCCGGCTGGGCCTGTTCGACACCTGGCCGGGCCTGATCCTGCCGTACATCACGTTCGCGCTCCCGCTGGCGATCTACACCCTGTCGGCGTTCTTCAAACAGATCCCGTGGGACCTGGAGAAGGCGGCGAAGATGGACGGCGCCACCCAGGGGCAGGCGTTCCGGCGGGTGATCGCGCCGCTGGCCGCACCGGGCGTGTTCACCACCGCGATCCTGGTCTTCATCTTCTGCTGGAACGACTTCCTGTTCGCGATCTCGCTGACCTCGACCGAGCGGTCCCGTACGGTCCCGGTCGCGCTGTCGTTCTTCACCGGCGAGTCGCAGTTCGAGGACCCGACCGGGGCGATCTCCGCGGCCGCCGTGGTGATCACCGTACCGATCATTCTGTTCGTGCTGTTCTTCCAGCGTCGCATCGTCTCGGGCCTGACGTCCGGCGCGGTCAAGGGGTGA
- a CDS encoding roadblock/LC7 domain-containing protein codes for MTTLSQDARDLSWLVSGFAEKVPGVLHAVVVSSDGLLVAVSDHLPRDHADKLAAVTSGLMSITTGAAQMFDGDIVKQTVVEMGRGFFLVMNIRDGSILATLASGDADVGVIGYEMARLAKQAGEKLTPALRAELQQALPR; via the coding sequence GTGACCACACTGAGCCAAGATGCACGTGACCTGAGTTGGCTGGTGAGCGGGTTCGCCGAGAAGGTTCCCGGGGTCCTGCACGCGGTTGTGGTCTCCTCCGACGGGCTGCTGGTGGCGGTCTCCGACCACCTGCCCCGCGACCACGCCGACAAGCTCGCCGCGGTGACCTCCGGGTTGATGAGCATCACCACGGGGGCGGCGCAGATGTTCGACGGTGACATCGTCAAGCAGACCGTCGTCGAGATGGGGCGGGGCTTCTTCCTGGTGATGAACATCCGGGACGGTTCGATCCTGGCGACGCTCGCCTCGGGCGACGCCGACGTCGGCGTGATCGGTTACGAGATGGCCCGGCTGGCCAAGCAGGCCGGTGAGAAGCTGACCCCGGCGCTGCGGGCCGAGCTCCAGCAGGCGCTGCCGCGCTGA
- a CDS encoding sensor histidine kinase: MGVTDGPSNATAPHHRRSLFDERVVPHRRRSRLRLRDWRMRTKLGAVLIVPSVAFIVLASVQTGSLVSQATVLNEFAEQVRVGRETTALIHELQQERDRTFGERMAPATSSDGRYDPAQARGILAPLHERVDGAVDAFRAAGDPMSRGDAAWRVAYARTVGLLDQLPALRSAAVGGIVTAPTIEGNYTRTIDSLLALLAEPSPGVERPELTDAVLRYVQLARVKEAGSRIRARLYSAGRVGGYGPEELVTLSDLRVQQLTAMAEFQVVATTEQLERYAAATRDPRFVHAGQLEETSLPSADAGPRVIPPASWWSASQDRHDLLREVETSVLDDAVEQADSRSAAQVRRTVLVAVGVLAVLLAALLTSVVIGRSIARSLRMLRAQALQVAQLDLPETLRQLREVNAGVPEIEVPPATVRSMDEIGDVAEAFVAVHRSAVTVAVDQATMRRTFNAMFVNLARRSQVLVERQLELLDELEREESDPDQLENLFKLDHLAARMRRNDESLLVLAGTESTRRWNRPVALSTVVLAAVAEIEQYPRVRHEVPDDLHVVGHAVADLVHMLAELLENATAFSPPDTLVRVTGTGYGPETALIEIVDEGLGMSPTGVADANKLLAAPPAADLAASERMGLFVVSHLAARQGVRVQLRAAERGVVATIWLPGSVLSPAPTARDAANDTGRRGGVAGGLRPYAIGGPAGLPALRAAESDRDRGREVPAGRRKTLPRSRRAVPTRSEDVLADATGAPEAPEGSTWWSRQARPGTAAAARSGAGRPAVDQPGPGHSGGPVATGPAPTTRPGGAVGVVRVVGQAPLRPAGQAGPGRTGAGAEPAPGAGHRPPPEPFRPTVVRNANGLPVRVPMAHLPSETEAAAPAAPRPHTDPDPDAAGSTLSRFYGGVRRAEAEETTEMSKLITRDEERQ; this comes from the coding sequence GTGGGTGTCACCGACGGGCCGTCGAACGCCACGGCCCCGCACCATCGACGAAGCCTCTTCGACGAACGGGTCGTGCCGCACCGCCGCCGTTCCCGGCTGCGGCTGCGGGACTGGCGGATGCGCACCAAGCTCGGCGCGGTGCTGATCGTCCCCTCGGTCGCGTTCATCGTCCTCGCCAGCGTGCAGACCGGTTCGCTGGTCAGCCAGGCGACCGTGCTCAACGAGTTCGCCGAGCAGGTCCGGGTCGGGCGGGAGACGACCGCCCTGATCCACGAGCTGCAGCAGGAACGTGACCGTACCTTCGGCGAGCGGATGGCCCCGGCGACCAGTTCGGACGGTCGGTACGACCCCGCGCAGGCCCGGGGCATCCTGGCCCCGCTCCACGAGCGGGTGGACGGGGCCGTCGACGCCTTCCGGGCCGCCGGTGACCCGATGTCGCGCGGCGACGCGGCCTGGCGGGTCGCGTACGCGCGGACGGTCGGACTGCTCGACCAACTGCCGGCGCTGCGATCGGCCGCCGTCGGCGGCATCGTCACCGCGCCGACCATCGAGGGCAACTACACCCGCACGATCGACTCCCTGCTGGCGCTGCTGGCCGAGCCGTCGCCCGGGGTGGAGCGTCCGGAGTTGACCGACGCGGTGCTGCGCTACGTGCAACTGGCCCGGGTCAAGGAGGCCGGGTCGCGGATCCGGGCCCGGCTCTACAGCGCCGGCCGGGTCGGCGGCTACGGGCCCGAGGAACTGGTGACCCTCAGCGACCTGCGGGTGCAGCAGCTCACCGCGATGGCCGAGTTCCAGGTCGTGGCCACCACCGAGCAGTTGGAGCGATACGCGGCGGCAACCCGCGACCCGCGGTTCGTCCACGCCGGACAGCTCGAGGAGACCAGCCTCCCGTCGGCCGACGCCGGTCCGCGGGTGATCCCGCCGGCGAGTTGGTGGTCGGCCAGCCAGGACCGGCACGACCTGCTGCGCGAGGTCGAGACGTCGGTACTAGACGACGCGGTGGAACAGGCCGACTCGCGCAGCGCCGCCCAGGTACGCCGTACCGTCCTGGTCGCCGTCGGGGTGCTGGCGGTGCTGCTGGCGGCGTTGCTGACCTCGGTCGTCATCGGCCGCTCGATCGCCCGGTCGCTGCGGATGCTGCGTGCCCAGGCGTTGCAGGTCGCGCAGCTGGACCTGCCGGAGACACTGCGCCAGCTGCGGGAGGTCAACGCCGGCGTACCGGAGATCGAGGTGCCGCCGGCCACGGTCCGCTCGATGGACGAGATCGGCGACGTCGCCGAGGCGTTCGTCGCCGTGCACCGCAGCGCGGTCACCGTCGCCGTCGACCAGGCGACGATGCGGCGGACGTTCAACGCCATGTTCGTCAACCTGGCCCGGCGCAGCCAGGTCCTGGTCGAACGGCAGCTCGAGCTGCTCGACGAGCTGGAGCGCGAGGAGAGCGACCCGGACCAGCTGGAGAACCTGTTCAAGCTCGACCACCTCGCGGCCCGGATGCGCCGCAACGACGAGAGCCTGCTGGTGCTCGCCGGCACCGAGTCGACCCGGCGGTGGAACCGTCCGGTGGCACTGTCGACGGTCGTGCTGGCCGCCGTCGCCGAGATCGAGCAGTACCCGCGGGTGCGCCACGAGGTCCCCGACGACCTGCACGTCGTCGGGCACGCGGTCGCCGACCTGGTGCACATGCTGGCCGAGCTGCTGGAGAACGCCACCGCGTTCTCGCCGCCGGACACGCTGGTGCGGGTCACCGGCACCGGGTACGGCCCGGAGACGGCGCTGATCGAGATCGTCGACGAGGGGCTGGGGATGAGCCCGACCGGTGTCGCCGACGCCAACAAGCTGCTCGCCGCGCCGCCGGCGGCCGACCTCGCCGCGTCGGAGCGGATGGGGTTGTTCGTGGTCAGCCACCTCGCCGCCCGGCAGGGGGTGCGGGTGCAGCTGCGCGCCGCCGAGCGGGGTGTGGTGGCCACGATCTGGCTGCCCGGTTCGGTGCTGTCACCGGCGCCGACGGCGCGGGACGCGGCGAACGACACCGGGCGGCGGGGCGGCGTCGCCGGCGGGCTGCGGCCGTACGCGATCGGCGGTCCGGCGGGGTTGCCGGCCCTGCGGGCCGCCGAGTCCGACCGCGACCGTGGGCGGGAGGTGCCGGCGGGGCGCCGCAAGACGCTGCCCCGGTCCCGGCGGGCGGTGCCGACCCGGTCGGAGGACGTGCTGGCCGACGCCACCGGGGCGCCGGAGGCGCCGGAGGGCAGCACCTGGTGGAGCCGGCAGGCCCGGCCGGGTACGGCGGCGGCCGCCCGGTCCGGGGCCGGTCGGCCCGCGGTCGATCAGCCCGGTCCGGGGCACTCCGGCGGTCCGGTCGCGACGGGCCCCGCCCCGACCACGCGCCCCGGCGGCGCCGTCGGTGTGGTCCGGGTGGTGGGGCAGGCGCCGTTGCGGCCCGCCGGGCAGGCCGGACCGGGGCGCACCGGTGCGGGCGCCGAACCGGCGCCCGGTGCCGGACACCGGCCGCCGCCGGAGCCGTTCCGGCCGACGGTGGTGCGCAACGCCAACGGGCTGCCGGTACGGGTGCCGATGGCGCACCTGCCGTCGGAGACCGAGGCGGCCGCTCCCGCCGCGCCACGCCCGCACACCGATCCGGATCCGGACGCGGCCGGCTCGACGCTCTCCCGGTTCTACGGCGGCGTACGCCGCGCCGAGGCGGAGGAGACCACCGAAATGTCAAAGTTGATCACAAGGGACGAGGAGCGCCAGTGA
- a CDS encoding anthranilate synthase family protein yields MPLLQLLATIARGTDPGPFALIRREGRDELEILTGPAHPVDRLADIPLPAGAPGPRTLALVPYRQIAERGFACVDDGTPLTCLTVTGYGTVPLAAALAALPDTPVRTGPGRFDVDDETYAGTVDRVLRDEIGRGEGANFVVHRTFHADLLDPPLTAALAALRRLLTGERGAYWTFLVHTGDRTLVGATPERHVSVEDGLAMMNPISGTFRHPDGPADHAALLRFLADPKEIDELYMVLDEELKMMATVAERGGQVVGPYLKEMSHLTHTEYLLAGRGSLDVRDVLRETMFAPTVTGSPMENACRVIARHERRGRGYYAGVLALLGHDDAGRQTLDAPILIRTADISPTGHLRVPVGATLVRHSTAAGEVAETHTKAAGVLAALGLRPAATAPAAGPGTGRLADHPEVRAALAARNDRLARFWLQQRDGTAVVPALAGRRVLVVDAEDTFTGMLAHQLRALGLAVEVRPWQRAAGLDPAADGFDLVVAGPGPGDPTGTGDPKMAAMRGLVADLLRRRGPVLAVCLGHQLLCGLLGLRLHRRDAPYQGLQRQVDLFGATRTVGFYSTFTAVADTGTLASPYGPVDVARDPADGFVHAVRGPAFAGVQFHPESVLSPDGLRVLTDLLGHLLAPGGAAAPAGGRADLVTVADPPATV; encoded by the coding sequence ATGCCGCTGCTGCAACTGCTCGCCACCATCGCCCGTGGCACCGACCCGGGACCGTTCGCCCTGATCCGCCGCGAGGGACGCGACGAACTGGAGATCCTCACCGGTCCCGCGCACCCCGTCGACCGCCTCGCCGACATCCCGCTGCCCGCCGGCGCACCCGGGCCACGCACCCTGGCCCTCGTGCCGTACCGGCAGATCGCCGAACGCGGGTTCGCCTGCGTCGACGACGGCACCCCGCTCACCTGCCTGACCGTCACCGGGTACGGCACCGTGCCGCTGGCGGCGGCGCTGGCCGCGCTGCCCGACACCCCGGTACGCACCGGACCGGGCCGCTTCGACGTCGACGACGAGACGTACGCCGGCACCGTCGACCGGGTGCTGCGCGACGAGATCGGCCGGGGCGAGGGCGCCAACTTCGTCGTCCACCGCACCTTCCACGCCGACCTGCTCGACCCGCCGCTGACCGCCGCCCTGGCGGCGCTGCGCCGGCTGCTGACCGGCGAACGCGGCGCGTACTGGACGTTCCTGGTGCACACCGGCGACCGCACCCTGGTCGGCGCGACCCCGGAACGGCACGTCAGCGTCGAGGACGGGCTGGCGATGATGAACCCGATCAGCGGCACCTTCCGGCACCCCGACGGGCCGGCCGACCACGCCGCGCTGCTGCGCTTCCTCGCCGACCCCAAGGAGATCGACGAGCTGTACATGGTGCTCGACGAGGAGCTGAAGATGATGGCGACCGTCGCCGAGCGGGGCGGCCAGGTCGTCGGGCCGTACCTGAAGGAGATGTCGCACCTCACCCACACCGAGTACCTGCTGGCCGGACGGGGCTCGCTCGACGTACGCGACGTGCTCCGCGAGACGATGTTCGCCCCCACGGTCACCGGCAGCCCGATGGAGAACGCCTGCCGGGTCATCGCCCGGCACGAGCGGCGCGGCCGCGGCTACTACGCCGGGGTGCTGGCCCTGCTCGGCCACGACGACGCCGGCCGGCAGACGCTGGACGCGCCGATCCTGATCCGGACCGCCGACATCTCCCCCACCGGGCACCTGCGGGTGCCGGTCGGCGCCACCCTGGTCCGGCACTCGACCGCGGCCGGCGAGGTCGCCGAGACGCACACCAAGGCGGCCGGGGTGCTGGCCGCGCTCGGCCTGCGGCCGGCCGCGACCGCCCCGGCTGCCGGTCCGGGCACCGGCCGCCTCGCCGACCACCCCGAGGTACGCGCCGCGCTCGCCGCCCGCAACGACCGCCTGGCCCGGTTCTGGCTGCAGCAGCGCGACGGTACGGCGGTGGTGCCCGCGCTGGCCGGCCGGCGGGTGCTCGTCGTCGACGCCGAGGACACGTTCACCGGCATGCTCGCCCACCAGTTGCGGGCGCTGGGCCTGGCCGTCGAGGTACGGCCGTGGCAGCGGGCCGCCGGGCTCGACCCGGCCGCGGACGGCTTCGACCTGGTGGTGGCCGGGCCCGGTCCGGGCGACCCGACCGGCACCGGCGACCCGAAGATGGCCGCGATGCGGGGGCTGGTCGCCGACCTGCTGCGGCGGCGGGGGCCGGTGCTGGCCGTCTGCCTCGGCCACCAACTGCTGTGCGGGCTGCTCGGGCTGCGCCTGCACCGCCGCGACGCCCCCTACCAGGGCCTGCAACGCCAGGTGGACCTGTTCGGGGCGACGCGGACCGTCGGCTTCTACTCGACGTTCACCGCGGTGGCCGACACCGGCACCCTCGCCTCGCCGTACGGGCCGGTCGACGTCGCCCGCGACCCGGCCGACGGGTTCGTGCACGCCGTACGCGGCCCGGCCTTCGCCGGGGTGCAGTTCCATCCCGAGTCGGTGCTCAGCCCCGACGGGCTGCGGGTCCTCACCGACCTGCTCGGCCACCTGCTCGCCCCGGGCGGGGCCGCCGCGCCGGCCGGCGGGCGGGCGGACCTGGTCACCGTCGCGGATCCGCCGGCAACGGTCTGA